Proteins encoded in a region of the Isosphaeraceae bacterium EP7 genome:
- a CDS encoding redoxin domain-containing protein, whose product MRSVLAILSLLTLAAPAVFAHDPVPLAIGSKAPDFRLPGVDDKDHALADYASAKVLVVYFTCNHCPTAQAYQTRIAKLHDDYKARGVAVVAISPNDPKALTLDELAYSDLGDTFEEMKIRARDAHFSYPYLYDGETQETAKAYGVLATPHVFIFDEGRTLRYQGRFDDGEFKAPTTHEAIDAVEALLAGKPVKVATTRVPGCSTKWSDKRANVAKVNARWDAEPVELGQIDEVSVAELVKNDTQKYRLINLWATWCGPCVEELDDLVSMNRMYRGPKFEMITISLDEPEKRDEALGVLREHHASTRNFLIHAENRDKFADALDKDWPGPVPYTMLVAPGGRVVYRKSGAFDSLELKRAIVKALGRTY is encoded by the coding sequence ATGCGAAGCGTCCTGGCCATCCTGTCCCTACTGACACTCGCCGCCCCGGCCGTGTTCGCCCACGACCCGGTGCCGCTTGCGATCGGTTCGAAGGCCCCCGACTTCCGCCTCCCGGGCGTCGACGACAAGGACCACGCCCTGGCAGACTACGCCTCAGCCAAGGTCCTGGTCGTCTATTTCACCTGCAACCACTGCCCGACCGCCCAGGCCTATCAGACGCGAATCGCCAAGCTGCACGATGACTACAAAGCCAGAGGGGTGGCCGTCGTCGCCATCTCGCCGAACGACCCCAAGGCCCTCACCCTCGATGAGCTCGCCTATTCCGACCTGGGCGACACGTTCGAAGAGATGAAGATCCGCGCCCGGGACGCTCACTTCTCCTATCCTTACCTCTACGACGGCGAAACCCAGGAAACCGCCAAGGCTTACGGCGTCCTCGCCACGCCCCACGTCTTCATCTTCGATGAAGGCCGGACGCTCCGCTATCAAGGCCGGTTCGACGACGGCGAGTTCAAGGCTCCCACCACGCACGAGGCGATCGACGCCGTGGAGGCGCTGCTCGCAGGGAAGCCGGTCAAGGTGGCCACCACCCGCGTGCCGGGCTGCTCGACCAAGTGGTCTGACAAGCGGGCCAACGTTGCCAAGGTAAACGCCCGCTGGGATGCCGAACCTGTTGAACTTGGGCAAATCGACGAGGTTTCCGTCGCCGAACTCGTCAAGAACGACACCCAGAAGTACCGGCTCATCAACCTCTGGGCGACCTGGTGCGGCCCCTGCGTCGAGGAGCTTGACGATCTGGTCTCGATGAACCGGATGTATCGCGGCCCCAAGTTCGAGATGATCACGATCAGCCTGGACGAGCCCGAGAAGCGTGACGAGGCGCTCGGGGTCCTCCGCGAACATCACGCGTCGACCAGGAACTTCCTGATCCATGCGGAGAACCGCGACAAGTTCGCCGATGCCCTGGATAAAGACTGGCCGGGTCCGGTTCCTTACACCATGCTCGTCGCGCCCGGCGGCCGGGTGGTCTACCGCAAGTCGGGCGCCTTCGACTCTTTGGAGCTGAAGCGGGCGATCGTCAAGGCGTTGGGCCGGACTTACTGA
- the trpB gene encoding tryptophan synthase subunit beta, which translates to MSAADAAESVKVQLPDALGRFGAYGGRFVPETLMDALHQVAAAYEKSKADPEFQAELSLLLTDYVGRPSPLYLASRLTKLAGGASIYLKREDLNHTGAHKINNALGQVLLAKRMGKTRVIAETGAGQHGVATATACALTGLECTVYMGEEDIRRQKLNVFNMKTMGATVVPVTSGSRTLRDATNEAMRDWMATSRQTHYTIGSVVGPHPFPMIVRDFQAIIGRETRRQCLEKTGNLPDMLVACVGGGSNAAGMFYPFVEDKTVAMVGAEAGGRGPLTGDHASSLTQGRPGVLHGSFSYVLQDDDGQTDVVHSISAGLDYPGVGPEHSYWKDAGRVRYESVTDAEAMDAYQTLARLEGILPALESSHAVAQAIKEAPNLGAGKVLIVCLSGRGDKDAFEVARLRGEAI; encoded by the coding sequence ATGTCTGCAGCCGACGCCGCCGAATCGGTCAAGGTTCAACTCCCCGACGCGCTCGGTCGGTTCGGCGCATACGGTGGCCGGTTCGTGCCCGAGACCCTGATGGACGCCCTCCATCAGGTGGCCGCCGCTTACGAGAAGTCGAAGGCGGATCCGGAGTTCCAGGCCGAGCTCTCGTTGCTTCTGACCGACTACGTCGGCCGCCCTTCCCCACTCTATCTGGCCTCAAGGCTGACGAAGCTGGCGGGAGGGGCGTCGATTTACCTGAAGCGGGAAGACCTGAACCATACCGGCGCCCACAAGATCAACAATGCCCTCGGTCAGGTCTTGCTAGCCAAGCGGATGGGCAAGACCCGCGTGATCGCCGAGACCGGCGCCGGGCAACACGGCGTGGCCACGGCGACCGCCTGCGCCCTGACCGGCCTGGAATGCACGGTCTACATGGGCGAGGAGGACATCCGCCGCCAGAAGCTCAACGTCTTCAACATGAAGACGATGGGCGCGACGGTTGTGCCCGTCACGTCGGGCTCGCGCACCTTGCGGGACGCGACCAACGAGGCGATGCGGGACTGGATGGCGACCTCCAGGCAGACCCACTACACCATCGGCAGCGTGGTGGGCCCCCACCCGTTCCCAATGATCGTCCGCGACTTTCAGGCCATCATCGGGCGTGAGACCCGCCGCCAGTGCCTTGAGAAGACGGGCAACCTGCCCGACATGCTGGTCGCCTGCGTGGGCGGGGGTTCCAACGCGGCCGGGATGTTCTACCCGTTCGTCGAGGATAAGACCGTCGCGATGGTCGGGGCCGAGGCCGGTGGTCGGGGCCCTCTGACCGGCGATCACGCGTCGAGCCTGACGCAGGGGCGGCCCGGCGTGCTGCACGGCAGCTTCAGCTATGTGCTCCAGGACGACGACGGCCAGACCGACGTGGTGCACTCGATCTCGGCGGGCCTGGATTATCCCGGCGTGGGACCCGAGCACAGCTACTGGAAAGACGCGGGCCGAGTCCGTTACGAGAGCGTGACCGACGCCGAGGCGATGGACGCCTATCAGACGCTCGCCCGCCTTGAGGGGATCCTGCCCGCCCTGGAATCGAGCCACGCCGTGGCCCAGGCCATCAAGGAGGCCCCGAATCTGGGGGCCGGCAAGGTGTTGATCGTCTGTCTGTCCGGGCGCGGGGACAAGGATGCATTCGAGGTGGCCCGCCTCCGCGGCGAGGCGATCTGA
- a CDS encoding c-type cytochrome, with protein MRRLGLQQKWFAIGFCFLFLVEGPSIAADVKNPPLDTAAVERGRDALLNHGYLKSAWGDDAYRRVGKVAWGPDAPDPDREPEAYAAEFARRYGLHTAPYPNDGLPMGLRKGKGPQGTKLGIQIDCMACHGGSIGGQTLPYLGNSTLDLRRLFTDLTRADGRVMPPTFFTINSSRGTVNAGMFSVVLLSLRNTDLTKRIFPVVTGASLPELDTPAWWHLKRKATMYQDGRTDARSVRTNMQFMLGELTAQEFRDLEPTFRDIRDYLLSLEAPKYPFPIDQSRAARGSAIFQASCVKCHGTYGPDGKYPSKIVALDVVGTDPARAKGLSDRFVAHYNATWFGEDYPVNELAEGYQAPPLDGLWATAPYLHNGSIPNIELLLKSTDRPAKFRRPPSTDFVHFDQQRLGWKAEPAPTAEAKTVDDPFLVDTSRFGMGNGGHTFGDKLTDGERQDLIEYLKTL; from the coding sequence ATGCGGCGACTCGGACTTCAGCAGAAGTGGTTCGCGATCGGCTTCTGCTTCCTGTTTCTGGTTGAGGGCCCTTCGATCGCCGCCGACGTCAAGAACCCTCCGCTCGACACGGCCGCGGTCGAGCGTGGCCGCGATGCGCTGCTCAACCACGGCTATCTCAAATCGGCCTGGGGCGATGACGCCTATCGCCGCGTCGGCAAGGTCGCCTGGGGCCCCGACGCCCCCGATCCCGACCGCGAGCCCGAGGCCTACGCCGCCGAGTTCGCCCGCCGTTATGGCCTGCACACCGCCCCCTATCCCAACGACGGCCTGCCGATGGGCCTTCGCAAAGGGAAGGGGCCCCAGGGGACCAAGCTGGGGATCCAGATCGACTGCATGGCCTGCCACGGCGGCTCGATCGGTGGCCAGACACTTCCCTATCTGGGGAATAGCACCCTCGACCTGAGGCGACTTTTTACCGACCTGACCCGTGCCGATGGCCGCGTGATGCCCCCCACGTTCTTCACCATCAACTCGTCGCGCGGGACCGTCAACGCCGGGATGTTCTCGGTGGTCCTCCTCTCCCTGCGCAACACCGACCTCACAAAGCGCATCTTCCCTGTCGTCACGGGCGCCTCGTTGCCCGAACTCGACACCCCCGCCTGGTGGCACCTCAAGCGCAAGGCGACCATGTATCAGGACGGCCGGACCGACGCCCGTTCCGTCCGGACCAACATGCAATTCATGCTCGGCGAGCTAACCGCCCAGGAATTCCGCGACCTGGAACCGACCTTCCGTGACATCCGAGACTATCTCCTCAGCCTGGAAGCCCCCAAATATCCGTTCCCGATTGACCAGTCCCGCGCCGCCCGGGGCTCGGCAATCTTCCAGGCCAGCTGCGTCAAGTGCCACGGCACTTACGGGCCCGACGGCAAGTACCCCAGCAAGATCGTCGCCCTCGACGTCGTCGGCACCGACCCCGCCCGCGCCAAAGGTCTTAGCGACCGCTTCGTCGCCCACTACAACGCGACCTGGTTCGGCGAAGACTACCCCGTCAACGAACTCGCCGAAGGCTACCAGGCCCCGCCCCTCGACGGCCTCTGGGCCACTGCCCCCTACCTGCACAATGGCTCGATCCCCAACATTGAGCTCCTCCTCAAATCCACCGACCGCCCCGCCAAATTCCGCCGCCCGCCTTCGACCGATTTCGTCCATTTCGACCAGCAACGCCTCGGCTGGAAGGCCGAACCCGCCCCGACAGCCGAGGCCAAGACCGTCGACGACCCGTTCCTCGTCGATACGTCGCGCTTCGGCATGGGCAATGGCGGTCATACCTTCGGCGATAAACTGACCGACGGCGAGAGGCAGGATCTCATCGAATATCTGAAGACGCTTTGA
- a CDS encoding prolyl oligopeptidase family serine peptidase has protein sequence MSQSPNADAGPPADAPSKSLAYPKAAKGGTVEDYHGTKIADPFRWLEDPDSAETRAWVEAENKVTFAFLESIPERAAIKTRLTKLWDYEKYGVPSLDGGRYFFSKNDGLQNQGVLYWAASLDDAPKVLLDPNTLSADGTVALSGTSVSDDGKLIAYGLAAAGSDWVDWKVRDVETGKDLDDLIKWVKFSGATWTKDNKGFFYGRFPQPEPGADLKGANYFQKLYYHKVGTPQSADALVWEDKEHKDWRADATVSEDGTYLVLTLGKGTDDKYRVLYRKLAETAAAPVHLVGDFDAEYTFLDNEGPVFYFKTNKDAPKGKVVAIDTRSPEPAKWTTLIPEVAETLDSVSLVGNRFIASYLKDAHTQVRVFGLDGKAIGEVEFPGLGTAAGFGGKRTDEETFYAYTSYTTPTTIYRYDVGAGKSTVYKAPKLTFDPAEYVTTQAFYASKDGTKVPIFLSHKKGLKKDGQNPTLLYGYGGFNISLTPSFSPSNLAWMELGGLLAIPNLRGGGEYGEDWHQGGTKLNKQNVFDDFIAAAEYLIAEKYTSTPKLAISGGSNGGLLVGACMTQRPDLFGAALPAVGVLDMLRFHKFTIGWAWIDDYGSSDDAGQFKAIHAYSPLHNLKPGTAYPPTLVTTADHDDRVVPAHSFKFAATLQEAHSGDAPVLIRIETRAGHGAGKPTTKQIEEAADKIAFLVKVLGVSPH, from the coding sequence ATGAGTCAATCGCCGAACGCCGACGCGGGCCCGCCCGCCGATGCACCTTCGAAGTCCCTGGCGTACCCCAAGGCCGCCAAGGGGGGAACCGTCGAGGATTATCACGGGACGAAGATCGCCGATCCATTCCGCTGGCTGGAAGACCCCGACTCGGCCGAGACGCGCGCCTGGGTCGAGGCCGAGAACAAGGTGACGTTCGCGTTCCTGGAGTCGATCCCCGAGCGGGCGGCGATCAAGACACGGCTGACCAAGCTTTGGGATTATGAGAAGTACGGCGTCCCCAGCCTCGATGGAGGCCGCTACTTCTTCTCCAAGAATGACGGGCTGCAGAACCAAGGGGTGCTGTACTGGGCCGCCTCGCTCGATGATGCGCCCAAGGTCCTGCTCGACCCAAACACCCTGTCCGCGGACGGCACCGTCGCGCTCTCGGGCACGTCGGTGAGCGACGACGGCAAGCTCATCGCCTATGGGCTGGCCGCCGCGGGGTCGGACTGGGTTGACTGGAAGGTGCGGGACGTCGAGACCGGCAAGGATCTGGACGACCTGATCAAGTGGGTCAAGTTCTCGGGAGCCACCTGGACCAAGGACAACAAGGGGTTCTTCTACGGCCGGTTCCCCCAGCCCGAGCCGGGGGCCGACCTGAAGGGGGCCAACTACTTCCAGAAGCTCTATTACCACAAGGTGGGAACCCCTCAGTCGGCCGATGCCCTCGTCTGGGAAGACAAGGAGCACAAGGACTGGCGGGCCGATGCCACCGTCAGCGAGGACGGGACCTATCTCGTGCTGACGCTGGGCAAGGGGACCGACGACAAGTATCGGGTCCTCTACCGCAAGCTGGCCGAGACCGCCGCTGCGCCAGTGCACCTCGTCGGCGACTTCGACGCCGAGTACACGTTCCTCGATAACGAAGGCCCGGTCTTCTACTTCAAGACGAACAAGGACGCACCCAAGGGGAAGGTCGTCGCCATCGACACCCGCTCGCCCGAGCCGGCCAAGTGGACGACCCTGATCCCCGAGGTCGCCGAAACGTTGGACTCGGTCAGCCTGGTGGGCAATCGCTTCATCGCGTCGTACCTGAAGGACGCCCACACGCAGGTCCGCGTCTTCGGTCTCGACGGCAAGGCGATCGGCGAGGTGGAGTTTCCCGGTCTGGGGACGGCCGCGGGGTTTGGCGGGAAGCGGACGGACGAGGAAACCTTCTACGCCTACACCTCATACACCACGCCCACGACCATCTATCGCTACGACGTCGGGGCGGGCAAGAGCACCGTCTACAAGGCGCCCAAGCTGACCTTCGACCCGGCCGAGTACGTGACCACGCAGGCCTTCTACGCCAGCAAGGACGGCACCAAGGTGCCGATCTTCCTCAGTCACAAGAAGGGCCTGAAGAAGGACGGGCAGAACCCGACCCTGCTGTACGGATACGGCGGATTCAACATCAGCCTGACCCCCTCGTTCTCGCCGTCGAACCTGGCCTGGATGGAGCTGGGCGGCCTGCTGGCAATTCCCAACCTTCGTGGAGGCGGCGAGTACGGCGAAGACTGGCACCAGGGGGGGACCAAGCTCAACAAGCAGAACGTCTTCGACGACTTCATCGCCGCCGCCGAATACCTGATCGCCGAAAAGTACACCAGCACCCCAAAGCTGGCCATCAGCGGCGGATCGAACGGCGGACTGCTGGTCGGTGCCTGCATGACCCAGCGGCCCGACCTCTTCGGCGCGGCCCTGCCGGCCGTCGGCGTGCTGGACATGCTCCGGTTCCACAAGTTCACCATCGGCTGGGCCTGGATCGACGACTACGGGTCGTCCGACGACGCCGGCCAGTTCAAGGCGATCCACGCCTATTCGCCGCTGCACAACCTCAAGCCCGGCACCGCCTATCCGCCGACCCTGGTGACCACCGCCGACCACGATGACCGGGTCGTCCCGGCGCACTCGTTCAAGTTCGCCGCGACTCTCCAGGAAGCGCATTCAGGCGACGCCCCCGTCCTGATCCGAATCGAGACCCGCGCCGGCCATGGCGCGGGTAAGCCGACCACCAAGCAGATCGAGGAAGCCGCGGACAAGATCGCCTTCCTCGTGAAGGTGCTCGGCGTCTCCCCACACTAA
- a CDS encoding dipeptidase has product MIARRLPSIVVALTGLIAPSLFAADDLPPISDRAKKIHASGMVFDGHNDLPWRLRADGDVTFETLDLSKRLDSGQTDIPRAREGGLKAQFWSVYIPSEHANPARTVTQQIDIVHRMIERYPDDLELALTADDVERIVKAGKIASLIGIEGGVAIEDDLAQLRGFARQGARYMTLTHNVTLDWADAATGKPLHDGLTPFGERVVREMNRLGMFVDISHVSPATMADVLRVSKAPIIASHSSAFAIAPHPRNVPDDILKQMSANGGVIMVNFYSGFIVPGAAKAGAEARKRFRAEFPNDPKAYNKAVEDWSNANPAPRGTISDVANHVDHLVKVAGIDHVGIGSDFDGITRWPVGLEDVSCYPRLTDELLKRGYSEADILKINGGNVLRAFRKAGEVAEELKRTTKPEVDQLKDAKE; this is encoded by the coding sequence ATGATCGCCCGCAGACTCCCATCCATCGTCGTCGCTCTGACCGGCCTGATCGCCCCGTCCCTGTTCGCGGCCGACGACCTGCCGCCGATCTCCGACAGGGCGAAGAAGATCCACGCCTCGGGCATGGTCTTCGACGGCCACAATGACCTCCCCTGGCGGCTGCGGGCCGACGGGGATGTCACCTTCGAGACGCTCGACCTGTCGAAGCGGCTCGACTCGGGGCAGACCGACATTCCCCGGGCCCGCGAGGGGGGCCTGAAGGCGCAGTTCTGGTCGGTGTACATCCCCAGCGAGCACGCCAACCCCGCGCGAACCGTCACGCAGCAGATCGACATCGTGCACCGGATGATCGAGCGTTATCCCGATGACCTGGAGCTGGCCCTGACGGCCGACGATGTCGAGCGGATCGTGAAGGCGGGCAAGATCGCCTCATTGATCGGCATTGAGGGGGGCGTTGCCATCGAGGACGATCTGGCGCAGCTCAGGGGGTTTGCGCGACAGGGTGCCCGGTACATGACGCTGACCCACAACGTCACCCTCGACTGGGCCGACGCCGCCACCGGCAAGCCCTTGCACGACGGGCTCACTCCGTTCGGCGAGCGTGTCGTGCGCGAGATGAACCGGCTGGGCATGTTCGTCGACATCTCGCACGTCTCGCCCGCGACCATGGCCGACGTCCTGCGAGTGAGCAAGGCCCCGATCATCGCCAGCCATTCGAGCGCCTTCGCCATCGCGCCCCACCCACGCAACGTGCCCGACGACATCCTCAAGCAGATGTCCGCCAACGGCGGCGTGATCATGGTCAACTTCTACTCGGGCTTCATCGTTCCCGGAGCCGCCAAAGCCGGGGCCGAAGCCCGCAAGCGGTTCCGCGCCGAGTTCCCCAACGACCCCAAGGCCTACAACAAGGCGGTCGAAGACTGGTCCAACGCCAACCCCGCCCCGCGCGGGACAATCTCGGACGTGGCCAACCACGTCGACCACCTTGTCAAGGTTGCCGGCATCGACCACGTCGGCATCGGCTCCGACTTCGACGGCATCACCCGCTGGCCGGTCGGCCTCGAAGACGTCTCCTGCTACCCCAGGCTCACTGACGAGCTGTTGAAGCGGGGCTATTCCGAGGCTGACATCCTCAAGATCAACGGCGGCAACGTCCTGCGTGCCTTCCGCAAGGCGGGCGAGGTGGCCGAAGAGCTGAAGCGGACGACCAAGCCTGAGGTGGATCAGTTGAAGGATGCTAAGGAGTAA